The Aquiluna sp. KACHI24 genome contains a region encoding:
- the trmD gene encoding tRNA (guanosine(37)-N1)-methyltransferase TrmD, producing the protein MRIEAVSIFPDYFQPLELSLLGKAREAGLVSFQAHDLRAWTHDRHKTVDDTPYGGGAGMVMKPEPWGEAFDQLIPEGSEPVVIFTTPAGIPFTQGLAQELAKSQHIIFACGRYEGIDQRVVEHTKTRAKVLEVSIGDYVLNGGEVAAMVMIEAITRLIPGFMGNAESIVEESHSDGLLEYPSFTKPASWRGLEVPTVLLSGHHAEIEKWRKAQQLERTERNRPDLLGYL; encoded by the coding sequence ATGCGAATTGAAGCCGTCAGCATCTTCCCTGATTACTTTCAGCCGCTAGAGCTTTCTCTGCTGGGTAAAGCCCGTGAGGCGGGGCTGGTCAGCTTTCAGGCTCATGACCTAAGAGCGTGGACTCACGACCGTCACAAAACGGTCGATGACACCCCTTATGGCGGGGGAGCTGGCATGGTCATGAAGCCAGAGCCTTGGGGTGAGGCATTTGATCAGCTAATTCCTGAGGGCTCTGAGCCAGTAGTCATCTTTACGACCCCAGCCGGTATTCCGTTCACTCAAGGCTTGGCTCAAGAGCTTGCCAAGTCGCAGCACATCATCTTTGCCTGTGGTCGCTATGAGGGGATAGATCAGCGAGTAGTTGAACACACCAAAACCCGCGCCAAAGTCCTCGAGGTTTCTATTGGCGACTATGTGCTAAACGGGGGCGAGGTTGCTGCCATGGTGATGATTGAGGCAATTACGAGGCTGATTCCTGGCTTTATGGGTAATGCTGAATCAATTGTCGAAGAGTCTCACTCTGACGGATTGCTCGAATACCCAAGCTTTACCAAGCCTGCCTCGTGGCGCGGTCTTGAGGTTCCAACGGTTCTGCTATCTGGACATCATGCTGAGATCGAGAAATGGCGTAAAGCGCAACAGCTGGAGCGCACTGAGCGCAATAGACCAGACCTGCTCGGGTATCTTTAG
- the rimM gene encoding ribosome maturation factor RimM (Essential for efficient processing of 16S rRNA): MVRGFESTWWTQISSSTKLRVARLLKAHGLKGAIKLELYTDSPNERFVKGAEFELQVPEDSPWFGKTIKVSELKWFNSSPVLFIEDVNDRTVAESLIKAILLVEQPLGVSPQEPDAWYDHQLAGLKVIREGQEIGSVARVDHRPAQDLLAIKTETGEVLLPFVKAFVPRVDVDAGLIEITPPGGLFEEIPEPVEEAASDAN, from the coding sequence ATGGTAAGAGGGTTCGAGTCGACGTGGTGGACACAGATTTCTAGTTCCACCAAGCTCCGCGTCGCAAGGCTCCTGAAGGCCCACGGTCTAAAGGGAGCAATCAAGCTTGAGCTATATACAGATTCCCCAAACGAGCGCTTTGTAAAGGGCGCTGAGTTCGAACTTCAGGTTCCCGAGGACTCTCCTTGGTTTGGGAAGACCATCAAAGTTTCCGAGTTGAAGTGGTTCAACTCTTCTCCGGTGCTCTTTATCGAAGACGTAAACGACCGAACTGTTGCAGAGTCACTTATCAAAGCAATTCTTTTAGTTGAGCAGCCACTTGGAGTCAGCCCCCAAGAGCCAGATGCCTGGTATGACCACCAGCTTGCCGGCTTGAAGGTGATTCGCGAGGGGCAGGAGATTGGTTCGGTAGCACGAGTTGATCACCGGCCCGCTCAGGATCTACTCGCCATCAAGACCGAAACAGGTGAGGTGCTACTTCCGTTTGTGAAGGCATTTGTGCCAAGGGTTGATGTTGATGCTGGTCTAATCGAGATCACCCCACCTGGTGGCCTGTTCGAAGAAATTCCAGAACCGGTTGAAGAAGCAGCCAGCGATGCGAATTGA
- a CDS encoding RNA-binding protein: protein MLQATLQHLVRAIVDHPDDATVAVRNNGRGELLEVRVHPDDLGRVIGKNGRTATALRTIINALSDGKRVRVDVVDTDF from the coding sequence ATGTTGCAAGCGACCCTCCAGCACCTTGTTCGCGCCATCGTGGATCACCCGGATGACGCAACCGTAGCCGTCAGAAACAACGGTCGCGGTGAGTTGCTGGAGGTGCGCGTGCACCCAGACGACCTAGGTCGTGTAATCGGCAAGAACGGTAGAACCGCGACTGCCCTGAGAACCATCATCAACGCCCTCTCCGATGGTAAGAGGGTTCGAGTCGACGTGGTGGACACAGATTTCTAG
- the rpsP gene encoding 30S ribosomal protein S16, which produces MAVKIRLKRIGKMRSPHYRIVVADSRTHRDGRVIEEIGRYVPTTDPSIIEVNSERAQYWLSVGAQPTEQAAVILKLTGDLANAKGEKKNTVKPQASKEAFSPDTAKKSVILPKKEKAAAVEEAPAAEAPAAEAPAEEVAVEETAVEAPAAEAEAPAEAAAEEAAAEVEAE; this is translated from the coding sequence GTGGCCGTAAAGATCCGCCTAAAGCGCATTGGCAAGATGCGCAGCCCGCACTACCGCATCGTGGTAGCTGACTCTCGCACTCACCGCGATGGTCGTGTAATCGAGGAGATTGGTCGCTACGTACCAACCACCGACCCATCAATCATTGAGGTTAACTCAGAGCGTGCACAGTACTGGCTCTCCGTTGGCGCACAGCCAACCGAGCAGGCAGCTGTAATCCTGAAGCTGACCGGTGACCTAGCTAACGCCAAGGGCGAGAAGAAGAACACCGTCAAGCCACAGGCATCAAAAGAAGCTTTCAGCCCTGACACTGCCAAGAAGTCCGTAATCCTTCCAAAGAAGGAGAAGGCGGCCGCTGTCGAAGAGGCTCCTGCAGCTGAGGCTCCTGCAGCCGAGGCACCTGCTGAGGAAGTTGCAGTTGAAGAGACTGCAGTTGAGGCTCCAGCAGCTGAGGCAGAGGCACCAGCAGAGGCAGCAGCCGAAGAGGCAGCCGCTGAAGTAGAGGCTGAGTAG
- the ffh gene encoding signal recognition particle protein, producing the protein MFGNLSERLSDTFKNLRGKGKLSAADIDGTLRDIRRALLEADVALEVVKTFTGKVRDRALGDEVSKALNPAQQVVQIVNDELKAILGGEARKLSFSKNPPTVIMLAGLQGSGKTTLAGKLAKWLKEQGHTPLLVAADLQRPNAVTQLQVLGEKVGVPVFAPEAGNGVGNPVKVSQDSIAFAKKQQYSVVIVDTAGRLGVDEEMMKQARDIRAAVNPDEVLFVVDSMLGQDAVNVAKAFHDGVGVTGVVLTKLDGDSRGGAALSVATVTGAPILFSSTGEGLDAFEPFYPDRMASRILDMGDILTLIEQAQKNFDEEESKRLAEKLAKEEFTLQDFLEQMQQLKKMGNMKNLLGMLPGVGQMKKQLEEFDEREITRTEAIIYSMTPLERNNPKVLNGSRRMRIAKGSGTSVTEVNQLVNRFEQAAKVMKTMARGGVPNIPGTNPVLAGGTVGGGFMGGKKRNDKKKKGSKSGNPAKRAAENAGLSFGSEKSDGSGSAFGL; encoded by the coding sequence TTGTTCGGAAACCTCTCTGAGAGACTCTCGGATACCTTCAAAAACCTTCGGGGTAAGGGCAAGCTTTCGGCTGCCGACATCGATGGGACCCTGCGCGACATTCGCCGTGCTCTGCTCGAAGCCGATGTTGCCCTCGAGGTCGTCAAGACCTTCACGGGCAAGGTTCGGGACCGGGCACTCGGTGATGAGGTTTCCAAGGCTCTGAACCCTGCTCAGCAGGTTGTTCAGATCGTCAACGATGAGCTCAAGGCAATCTTGGGCGGCGAGGCAAGAAAACTTTCATTCTCGAAGAACCCACCAACCGTGATTATGTTGGCTGGTCTGCAGGGTAGCGGTAAGACCACACTCGCCGGCAAGCTCGCCAAGTGGCTGAAGGAACAGGGTCACACCCCACTTTTGGTTGCGGCTGACCTGCAGCGCCCAAATGCTGTTACCCAGCTCCAGGTTTTGGGAGAGAAGGTCGGAGTTCCGGTGTTTGCCCCGGAGGCTGGCAATGGGGTTGGTAACCCAGTTAAGGTTTCGCAGGATTCAATTGCTTTTGCTAAGAAGCAGCAGTATTCGGTTGTAATCGTCGACACCGCTGGTCGTCTAGGTGTTGACGAGGAGATGATGAAGCAGGCTCGAGACATTCGAGCCGCGGTCAATCCTGACGAGGTGCTGTTTGTTGTGGACAGCATGCTGGGTCAAGATGCTGTGAATGTTGCAAAGGCCTTCCATGACGGTGTTGGCGTCACCGGTGTGGTGCTAACCAAGCTTGATGGTGATTCCCGCGGTGGTGCAGCACTTTCGGTTGCTACGGTCACTGGCGCGCCAATTCTGTTCAGCTCTACCGGTGAGGGCCTAGATGCCTTTGAGCCGTTCTATCCGGACCGCATGGCAAGTCGCATTCTGGACATGGGTGACATTCTCACCCTGATCGAGCAGGCTCAGAAGAACTTCGATGAGGAAGAGTCCAAGCGTCTCGCCGAGAAGCTAGCCAAAGAGGAATTCACTCTTCAGGACTTCCTTGAGCAAATGCAGCAGCTCAAGAAAATGGGCAACATGAAGAACCTGCTTGGCATGTTGCCAGGCGTTGGTCAAATGAAGAAGCAGCTTGAAGAGTTTGATGAGCGCGAGATCACCCGTACCGAGGCGATCATCTATTCGATGACTCCTTTGGAGCGAAACAACCCAAAGGTGCTGAATGGCTCACGCAGAATGCGTATCGCGAAGGGTTCCGGAACTTCGGTCACCGAAGTGAATCAACTGGTGAACCGCTTTGAACAGGCAGCCAAAGTTATGAAGACCATGGCTCGCGGCGGTGTTCCCAACATCCCAGGCACCAACCCCGTTCTTGCCGGCGGCACCGTTGGTGGTGGATTTATGGGCGGCAAGAAAAGGAACGACAAGAAAAAGAAGGGTTCCAAGAGCGGAAACCCTGCCAAGCGAGCTGCCGAGAATGCGGGCTTGAGCTTCGGATCCGAGAAGTCCGATGGCTCGGGCTCGGCTTTTGGGCTTTAG
- the ftsY gene encoding signal recognition particle-docking protein FtsY gives MMFKFLKRLRGEKSETSLEVQSAPEVVEQSAPTAPAVVDLVAEPAKPAQAEPAFEPKPEQPVEKLSDEPPVLAEVELPKRSLGNGIRSLFSSGVDLDDLEDILIRADFGVDAALEITDDLKREANRVGASSDPELRLLLKDLLTKRLTRSDAALNLSSGDLPYVILVVGVNGAGKTTTIGKLSRWLKDGDWSVVLGAADTFRAAAVDQLATWAQRAEAEIVRPEREGQDPASVAYQTVELALTKQADIAIIDTAGRLQNKKDLMDELGKVRRAVEKQARISEVLLVIDATTGQNAMAQAKAFAEVAKVTGIVMTKLDGSAKGGILYALQQELDLPVKLVGVGEGVNDFAFFSPEEFAKGLVAYK, from the coding sequence ATGATGTTCAAGTTTCTGAAGCGACTTCGAGGTGAAAAGTCAGAGACCTCTCTGGAGGTTCAGTCTGCTCCTGAGGTTGTTGAACAATCAGCACCAACCGCACCTGCGGTTGTGGATTTAGTCGCAGAGCCAGCCAAGCCTGCCCAGGCAGAGCCTGCCTTCGAGCCAAAGCCTGAGCAACCTGTCGAAAAGTTGTCTGATGAGCCCCCAGTCCTGGCTGAGGTCGAGCTTCCGAAGCGTTCTCTGGGCAACGGCATCAGGTCTTTGTTTTCAAGTGGTGTCGACCTTGATGATCTGGAAGACATTTTGATTCGGGCGGACTTTGGGGTTGATGCTGCCCTTGAGATAACTGACGATCTGAAGCGTGAAGCGAACCGAGTTGGTGCAAGCTCTGATCCTGAGCTGAGGCTGCTACTAAAGGACCTACTCACCAAACGCCTCACTAGATCGGACGCCGCACTTAATCTGTCATCTGGCGATTTGCCATATGTGATCTTGGTGGTCGGAGTCAACGGAGCAGGTAAGACCACAACTATCGGCAAGCTATCAAGGTGGCTAAAAGATGGTGACTGGAGCGTAGTACTTGGGGCTGCAGATACTTTCCGCGCTGCAGCCGTAGATCAGCTGGCAACCTGGGCCCAGCGCGCCGAGGCAGAGATTGTTAGACCTGAGCGTGAGGGCCAGGATCCGGCATCGGTTGCGTATCAAACCGTTGAGTTGGCATTGACTAAGCAGGCGGACATCGCCATCATCGATACTGCAGGCCGATTGCAAAACAAAAAAGACTTGATGGATGAGCTTGGCAAGGTTAGGCGAGCCGTTGAGAAACAGGCTCGAATCTCTGAGGTGCTGCTAGTTATTGATGCCACCACTGGGCAAAATGCCATGGCCCAGGCAAAAGCATTCGCCGAGGTGGCAAAGGTGACAGGGATTGTCATGACAAAACTGGATGGCAGTGCCAAGGGTGGAATCTTGTATGCGCTGCAACAGGAGCTCGATCTGCCAGTTAAGCTCGTAGGAGTTGGTGAGGGTGTAAATGATTTCGCCTTTTTCTCGCCAGAAGAATTTGCCAAAGGCCTAGTCGCTTACAAGTAG
- the smc gene encoding chromosome segregation protein SMC, whose amino-acid sequence MHLKSITLKGFKSFAQPTSLVFEPGITCVVGPNGSGKSNVVDALAWVMGEQGAKTLRGGKMEDVIFAGTATKGPLGRAEVQLTIDNSDGALPIEYSEVTISRVLFRNGASEYAINGEQCRLLDVQELLSDSGLGREMHVIVGQGQLDTVLRATPIERRALIEEAAGILKYRRRKEKTERKLDAMQVNLVRLQDLTAELRRNLKPLGRQAEVARQAQQIGAIAREAKAKLLAFQIKALRAQLDIASKSESERKAESAMAQQQLASARAGIHELESQLVSAELDDKRKRLYGLESQETKLRSLQNLAQQRITLLSQQEITSRDIEIAEISSELARSEAELGALETEIEQLATTLREREAQREIANRALSEHDAQQLRLRSEAESKDRERNQVAGAISVQESKIEGFAGQISAIAKAIQDASARAAELGSQQQELAPTAESSSDDALRVAYEKAQAAELELRTKVDLAREALHGAERERDAVAAKHAALGLTLEQADGSNEVRKAKLAGIKGLLAESVSIEKGYEVAIAVALGALSDAVVATSREQAVAALKYLRSEGLGRADFVVVSGDTASRPKTEIAGLVPAGSVVKAPEAVLAVLDPFLIAPDLNSAVLALGDKAMAGKSVITLDGDLVSESLVRGGGTKAPSKLELAAERESASEQLSTLAKTIEKLSYELEQARNEATAAEQGVRSALAALQQHDAELAARAERVGRIIAQHEAAKSEVQKLERDSQVLQASKHEAELELEALRARLAQMPEVQVAAENEAVRQELAGQLETARQAELEIRISVGTVSERLIAASKLVATLKGRLAEATAAMEKDRIVLEQRSRQLASAQSAIQLIPAALAKVETLSSALRVQVRDLEAQRIQRTDRLAVLRQQASSLEQRFNELNQGVHEVEMQNHELRLNLANLTERVSSELSLDVDTLLAETVLADETREELEKELRSAEQKMNQLGAFNPLALEEFAALEERHKYLSEQLEDLGKARADLIGIIKDLDTKMQHIFAAAFEDTKREFEKVFPVLFPGGTGSISLTEPENLLETGVEVSVRPVGKRIERMSLLSGGERSLAAVALLIAIFKARPSPFYVLDEVEAALDDANLGRLLDVIDSLRTSSQLIIVTHQKRTMEIADALYGVSMRQDGMSQVVGQKLDKDK is encoded by the coding sequence TTGCATCTAAAGAGCATCACCCTAAAAGGCTTTAAGTCCTTCGCCCAGCCCACATCTTTGGTCTTTGAGCCAGGCATTACCTGCGTTGTTGGCCCAAACGGTTCTGGCAAATCAAACGTTGTTGATGCGCTTGCCTGGGTAATGGGCGAGCAGGGAGCTAAAACCCTGCGCGGCGGCAAGATGGAAGATGTCATATTTGCTGGCACCGCAACCAAAGGTCCGCTCGGTCGTGCCGAGGTCCAGCTCACAATTGACAACTCTGACGGCGCGCTGCCGATTGAATACTCCGAGGTCACCATCTCTCGAGTGTTGTTTAGAAACGGTGCCAGCGAATACGCGATCAACGGAGAGCAGTGTCGTCTGCTTGATGTTCAGGAGCTATTGAGCGACTCGGGTCTGGGCCGAGAAATGCATGTGATTGTTGGCCAAGGTCAGCTTGACACGGTGCTCAGAGCCACCCCAATCGAGCGCAGGGCGCTGATTGAAGAAGCCGCCGGAATTCTGAAATACCGCAGACGCAAAGAGAAGACTGAGCGCAAGCTTGACGCGATGCAGGTAAACCTTGTTCGCCTTCAGGATCTAACCGCCGAGCTAAGAAGAAACCTGAAGCCTCTAGGTCGCCAGGCTGAGGTTGCTCGTCAAGCTCAGCAGATCGGTGCCATAGCCCGCGAGGCTAAAGCTAAGCTGCTGGCTTTTCAGATCAAGGCTCTCAGGGCTCAGCTTGACATTGCCTCCAAGAGTGAGAGTGAGCGCAAGGCTGAGTCTGCGATGGCCCAGCAGCAGTTGGCATCGGCTCGGGCTGGAATTCACGAGCTCGAGTCACAGCTTGTTTCAGCGGAGCTAGATGACAAGCGCAAAAGGCTTTATGGCCTTGAATCACAAGAAACCAAGCTCCGGTCATTGCAAAACCTCGCGCAACAGAGAATCACTCTCTTGAGTCAGCAGGAAATCACTTCTCGCGACATTGAGATTGCCGAAATTTCCTCAGAACTTGCAAGGTCTGAGGCTGAACTGGGTGCACTTGAAACTGAGATTGAGCAGCTAGCGACAACCTTGCGTGAACGTGAGGCCCAGCGAGAGATTGCAAACAGAGCCTTGAGCGAGCACGATGCGCAGCAACTTCGACTTCGCAGTGAGGCGGAAAGCAAGGACCGAGAGCGCAATCAGGTGGCTGGCGCGATTTCAGTTCAGGAAAGCAAGATTGAGGGCTTTGCAGGGCAAATTTCAGCCATAGCAAAAGCAATTCAAGATGCGAGCGCTCGCGCTGCAGAGCTAGGTTCACAGCAGCAGGAGCTTGCCCCGACAGCTGAGTCATCCAGTGATGATGCCCTAAGAGTTGCTTATGAAAAGGCTCAAGCGGCAGAGCTTGAACTTCGCACGAAGGTTGACCTGGCGCGAGAGGCGCTTCACGGTGCAGAGCGTGAGCGTGATGCTGTTGCTGCGAAACATGCTGCACTGGGTCTCACCCTCGAGCAGGCTGATGGCTCAAATGAGGTTCGCAAGGCAAAACTGGCTGGCATCAAGGGTTTACTTGCAGAATCGGTCTCAATCGAGAAGGGCTATGAGGTTGCAATTGCAGTTGCGCTGGGAGCGCTCTCCGATGCTGTGGTGGCGACCAGCCGTGAACAGGCCGTAGCTGCCCTGAAATACCTGAGGTCCGAGGGTCTTGGGCGAGCCGACTTCGTGGTGGTATCGGGTGATACCGCTAGCCGCCCAAAAACAGAGATTGCAGGGCTCGTTCCGGCGGGATCGGTTGTGAAGGCCCCAGAAGCGGTTCTGGCGGTGCTTGATCCGTTCCTGATTGCTCCTGATCTCAACTCGGCCGTTTTGGCCCTGGGCGATAAGGCAATGGCCGGTAAGAGTGTGATCACGCTCGATGGTGACCTGGTATCCGAGTCGCTGGTTCGTGGTGGTGGAACAAAGGCTCCTTCCAAGCTTGAGCTTGCAGCCGAGCGAGAGAGTGCGAGCGAACAACTTTCCACGCTCGCCAAAACAATTGAAAAACTTTCCTACGAGCTTGAACAGGCTCGCAACGAAGCCACGGCTGCTGAACAAGGTGTTAGGTCGGCGCTCGCCGCGTTGCAGCAGCATGATGCCGAACTTGCAGCCAGGGCTGAGCGAGTTGGACGAATTATTGCTCAACATGAGGCGGCAAAGTCTGAGGTTCAGAAGCTTGAGCGGGATAGTCAAGTTCTTCAAGCGAGTAAGCATGAGGCTGAGTTAGAGCTCGAGGCTCTGAGAGCCAGGCTGGCTCAAATGCCTGAAGTTCAGGTTGCTGCAGAGAATGAGGCCGTGCGCCAAGAACTTGCGGGACAACTTGAAACGGCGCGTCAAGCAGAACTAGAGATTCGCATCTCAGTTGGGACGGTCTCAGAGAGACTTATTGCAGCTTCGAAGCTGGTTGCAACCCTGAAGGGCCGGTTGGCAGAGGCAACCGCTGCGATGGAGAAAGACCGAATTGTCCTTGAGCAAAGATCTCGACAGTTGGCCAGTGCTCAGAGCGCTATTCAGCTAATTCCGGCGGCTTTAGCAAAGGTCGAAACCCTATCGAGCGCTCTGCGAGTCCAGGTCAGAGACCTTGAGGCTCAGCGTATTCAGCGAACCGATCGCTTAGCAGTTCTGAGACAGCAGGCGTCCTCGCTTGAGCAGCGATTCAACGAGCTCAATCAGGGTGTTCACGAGGTCGAGATGCAAAATCATGAGCTCAGACTCAACCTGGCAAACCTAACCGAACGGGTGAGCTCCGAACTTTCGCTCGACGTCGACACGCTCCTGGCTGAGACCGTGCTGGCAGATGAAACTCGCGAGGAACTGGAGAAGGAACTTCGTTCCGCTGAGCAAAAGATGAACCAGCTCGGCGCCTTCAACCCTCTCGCCCTTGAGGAGTTTGCAGCACTTGAGGAGCGTCACAAGTATTTGAGCGAGCAGCTTGAGGACCTTGGTAAAGCTCGTGCCGACCTAATCGGAATCATCAAGGACCTAGACACGAAGATGCAGCACATTTTCGCTGCCGCGTTTGAGGACACCAAGCGTGAGTTCGAAAAGGTCTTCCCAGTGCTATTCCCCGGCGGAACCGGATCTATTTCGCTAACCGAACCTGAGAACCTGCTTGAAACCGGTGTTGAGGTGTCGGTCAGACCGGTTGGAAAGCGCATTGAGCGGATGTCTTTGCTATCGGGCGGTGAGCGCTCCCTCGCGGCCGTAGCACTGTTGATCGCCATATTCAAGGCAAGACCAAGCCCCTTCTATGTGCTTGATGAGGTTGAGGCTGCCTTGGACGATGCAAACCTTGGTCGACTGCTCGATGTGATCGACAGTTTGAGAACCTCGTCGCAGTTGATCATCGTTACCCACCAAAAGCGCACGATGGAGATTGCCGATGCGCTATACGGTGTTTCAATGCGTCAAGACGGTATGAGTCAGGTCGTTGGCCAGAAGCTAGACAAGGACAAATGA
- the typA gene encoding translational GTPase TypA, which produces MKQNELLRNVAIVAHVDHGKTTLVDAMLKQTGAFSAHQAVDERVMDSGDLEREKGITILAKNTAVSYSGPAAQGKTITINVIDTPGHADFGGEVERGLSMVDGVVLLVDASEGPLPQTRFVLRKALEAQLPVILLVNKTDRPDARIDEVVEESHDLLLGLASDLHDTVPDLDVDAILDLPVIYASGRAGRASLNKPADGSLPDSDNLEPLFEAILKYIPAPTYDESIPLQAHVTNLDASPFLGRLALLRIYNGEIKKGQQVAWVRQDGTTQTVKITELLGTKALERLPIEKAGPGDIVAVAGIEEITIGESLCDPNDIRPLPLIKVDDPAISMTIGINTSPMAGRVKGAKVTARLVKDRLDRELIGNVSIKVLPTERPDAWEVQGRGELALAILVEQMRREGYELTVGKPQVVTKKVDGKIHEPVEDLTIDTPEEFLGSVTQLLAARKGRMTNMINNGTGWVRIEFRVPSRGLIGFRTEFLTTTKGAGIANALAAGYEPWAGDIQTRQNGSMVADRAGVATPFAMIALQERGTFFVEPTSEVYGGMVVGENSRADDMEVNITKEKQLTNMRAASADSFVGLTPPKKLSLEECLEFAREDECVEVTPEAIRIRKVELDPNIRARQASARKRASQ; this is translated from the coding sequence ATGAAACAAAACGAACTTCTTAGAAATGTTGCCATTGTCGCTCACGTAGACCACGGCAAGACCACCCTTGTAGACGCGATGCTCAAGCAGACCGGTGCATTTTCAGCTCACCAGGCTGTCGACGAACGAGTCATGGACTCTGGTGACCTAGAGCGCGAAAAGGGCATCACCATCCTTGCCAAGAACACTGCAGTCTCCTACTCGGGTCCTGCAGCTCAGGGCAAAACCATCACCATCAACGTCATTGACACCCCCGGTCACGCAGACTTCGGTGGCGAGGTTGAGCGCGGTCTCTCGATGGTTGACGGTGTGGTTCTTCTTGTAGATGCGTCTGAGGGCCCACTGCCCCAGACTCGCTTCGTGCTTCGTAAGGCACTTGAGGCTCAGCTTCCTGTAATTCTTTTGGTCAACAAGACCGACCGTCCAGATGCTCGCATCGATGAGGTTGTCGAAGAGAGCCACGACCTGCTGCTAGGTCTAGCTTCAGACCTTCACGACACTGTGCCAGATCTTGATGTCGACGCCATCTTGGACCTACCTGTCATTTATGCCTCAGGTCGTGCAGGTCGGGCATCGCTGAACAAGCCAGCCGATGGCTCACTGCCAGACTCAGACAACCTAGAGCCGCTATTTGAGGCGATTCTCAAGTACATCCCTGCACCCACCTACGACGAGAGCATCCCGCTTCAGGCTCACGTCACCAACTTGGATGCAAGCCCATTCCTTGGTCGTCTAGCCCTGCTCCGCATCTACAACGGTGAGATCAAAAAGGGACAGCAGGTTGCCTGGGTTCGCCAGGATGGCACCACCCAGACCGTAAAGATCACCGAGCTACTCGGCACCAAGGCTCTTGAGCGATTGCCAATTGAAAAGGCTGGCCCTGGTGACATCGTTGCTGTTGCGGGTATCGAAGAAATCACCATTGGTGAGTCACTCTGTGACCCAAATGACATTCGCCCACTACCGCTTATCAAGGTCGATGACCCTGCCATCTCCATGACCATCGGTATCAACACCTCACCGATGGCAGGTCGAGTAAAGGGTGCAAAGGTCACTGCGCGTTTGGTTAAGGACCGCCTTGATCGCGAGCTAATCGGTAACGTGTCAATCAAGGTGCTACCAACCGAGCGTCCAGATGCTTGGGAGGTTCAGGGCCGTGGTGAGCTAGCGCTTGCCATCCTGGTTGAGCAAATGCGCCGTGAGGGCTACGAGCTAACCGTTGGTAAGCCACAGGTTGTTACCAAGAAGGTCGATGGCAAGATTCACGAGCCAGTTGAAGACCTAACCATTGATACTCCTGAGGAGTTCTTGGGCTCGGTAACTCAGCTTCTGGCTGCTCGCAAGGGTCGCATGACCAACATGATCAACAATGGCACCGGCTGGGTTCGCATCGAATTCCGCGTGCCATCAAGAGGTCTGATTGGTTTCAGAACCGAGTTCCTGACCACCACAAAGGGCGCTGGTATCGCCAACGCTCTTGCAGCAGGCTATGAACCTTGGGCTGGCGATATTCAAACTCGCCAGAATGGCTCCATGGTTGCTGACCGTGCCGGTGTCGCTACCCCGTTTGCCATGATCGCACTTCAAGAGCGCGGCACATTCTTTGTCGAGCCAACCAGCGAGGTCTATGGCGGCATGGTGGTTGGAGAGAACTCTCGTGCCGATGACATGGAAGTAAATATCACTAAGGAGAAGCAGCTCACCAACATGCGTGCTGCCTCGGCCGATAGCTTTGTGGGTCTGACTCCTCCAAAGAAGCTTTCGCTTGAAGAGTGCCTGGAGTTTGCCCGTGAGGACGAGTGTGTCGAGGTAACCCCGGAAGCGATTCGCATTCGCAAGGTTGAGCTTGATCCAAACATTCGCGCACGCCAGGCATCTGCTCGCAAGCGAGCCAGCCAGTAG
- a CDS encoding PIG-L deacetylase family protein, whose amino-acid sequence MANFNPQRLMVVHAHPDDETIFTGHVIAHALRADAQVQLVTLTRGERGNSRNPNLRSLNGSPADMANYRSNALLRAIESFEGLEHTFFGTRAYLETSQDSTGLGKIFDRDPLYPLTLTGSGATVVAEELVPVLKRFRPDTVVTLSPKNPHSDHKMAYKAVKKAIKLLKTSRPPKHFVVAEPGDSAEVRIGDSSTASIKKHAMASYADFVTISENSFDFGTGEIKFSEQEKLRLVR is encoded by the coding sequence ATGGCTAACTTCAACCCACAGCGCTTGATGGTGGTTCATGCCCACCCGGATGATGAGACCATTTTCACCGGTCACGTCATTGCCCACGCGCTGAGGGCTGATGCTCAGGTGCAGCTGGTGACACTGACTCGCGGCGAGCGCGGAAACAGCAGAAACCCCAACCTGCGCTCACTAAATGGCAGCCCTGCAGACATGGCGAACTACAGATCTAACGCGCTGCTTCGTGCAATTGAGTCATTCGAGGGTCTCGAGCACACATTCTTTGGAACTCGGGCCTATCTGGAAACGAGTCAAGACTCAACTGGACTGGGCAAAATCTTCGATCGCGACCCGCTTTATCCCCTGACTCTCACTGGTTCGGGTGCAACCGTGGTGGCAGAGGAGCTTGTGCCGGTTCTGAAGAGATTTAGACCTGACACAGTTGTTACCCTCTCGCCCAAGAATCCCCACTCAGATCACAAGATGGCTTACAAAGCCGTCAAAAAGGCGATCAAGCTCCTCAAAACCTCCAGGCCCCCGAAGCACTTCGTTGTTGCAGAACCGGGTGATTCGGCAGAGGTTCGAATTGGTGATTCTTCAACCGCAAGTATCAAGAAGCACGCAATGGCCAGCTATGCGGACTTTGTAACAATTAGCGAAAACTCATTCGACTTTGGAACCGGCGAAATCAAGTTCTCAGAGCAGGAAAAGCTTCGTCTTGTCCGCTAG